In Aminobacterium sp. MB27-C1, a single genomic region encodes these proteins:
- a CDS encoding UxaA family hydrolase: MTPNAILIDKKDSVVTAVKDIAAGDAVIAKDYCGEELLAKEPIPRGFKAALSYIPKGAFIYKYGKPVGVATQDIEAGKVVHVHNIRSNRGKEYREEHK, encoded by the coding sequence ATGACTCCAAACGCCATATTGATAGATAAAAAAGATTCAGTTGTTACGGCAGTAAAAGATATAGCGGCAGGGGACGCTGTAATAGCTAAAGACTATTGTGGAGAAGAATTACTGGCTAAAGAGCCTATCCCAAGAGGTTTTAAAGCTGCATTGTCTTATATCCCAAAAGGAGCGTTTATTTATAAATATGGGAAGCCTGTCGGAGTTGCTACTCAAGATATAGAGGCAGGAAAAGTTGTTCATGTGCACAACATTAGAAGTAACAGAGGCAAGGAGTATAGGGAGGAACACAAATGA
- a CDS encoding TRAP transporter large permease: protein MLWLFLGILFFFIIFGLPIVFCLGLANIAMLHVMNIPFMVLPAKIISGMNSFPLLAIPFFMFVGEVMNRGGIAKRLVDFADSLVGHITGGLGHVAILSSMFFGGISGSAVAEAAAIGGLLVPPMKEEGYPPSFAAAVTASASVIGIIIPPSIPFILFGIVTNTSIARIFLGGIIPGIIVGLSLMVTTWFLTKKHGYGKMKGSSHKFNIKRVAQTFKGAWLALSIPVIVVGGILGGIFTATEAGAVSAFVALILGLFVYKEITFRDLPDIFLNTAKTTAIVLFLCGMAMATAWLLTRARVPFALAELIRSITDARLGVLIIANILLFLVGFVMDLTPAMLILAPILLPVMESVGIDPVYFGVIMSINLGLGLITPPVGTVLYVACGVANVKFEELVRSILPFLIAEIVALILFIFFPQLVMFIPNVLMN, encoded by the coding sequence TTCGGGTTACCTATTGTTTTCTGCTTGGGCCTTGCTAATATTGCTATGCTCCATGTTATGAATATTCCTTTCATGGTACTCCCAGCCAAAATTATTTCTGGAATGAACAGCTTTCCACTTCTAGCTATACCCTTTTTTATGTTTGTAGGAGAAGTCATGAACAGAGGTGGCATCGCTAAACGTCTTGTTGACTTTGCAGACTCTCTGGTGGGTCATATAACCGGAGGGTTAGGACATGTCGCCATTTTAAGCAGCATGTTCTTTGGAGGTATTTCCGGATCTGCCGTAGCAGAAGCAGCAGCCATAGGCGGACTTCTTGTTCCCCCGATGAAAGAGGAAGGCTATCCTCCTTCTTTTGCCGCTGCTGTTACAGCTTCTGCATCTGTAATCGGCATTATTATTCCTCCGAGCATCCCCTTTATTCTCTTTGGGATCGTTACAAACACATCTATAGCTCGTATTTTCCTTGGAGGAATCATACCAGGAATCATAGTGGGCCTTTCGCTCATGGTCACGACCTGGTTCCTAACCAAAAAGCATGGCTATGGGAAAATGAAAGGAAGCAGCCATAAGTTTAATATTAAAAGGGTTGCTCAAACCTTTAAAGGAGCTTGGCTTGCTCTTTCCATTCCTGTTATCGTCGTTGGAGGCATACTCGGAGGTATATTCACAGCTACTGAAGCAGGAGCAGTTTCTGCCTTCGTAGCCCTCATTCTTGGCTTATTTGTCTACAAAGAAATCACATTCCGCGATCTTCCTGATATATTTTTGAACACTGCCAAGACAACAGCCATTGTTCTCTTCCTCTGCGGAATGGCCATGGCAACCGCCTGGCTCCTTACAAGAGCACGTGTTCCTTTCGCCCTTGCAGAGCTTATACGCTCAATAACAGATGCTCGGCTTGGCGTTTTGATCATTGCTAATATCTTGCTTTTCCTTGTCGGATTCGTTATGGATCTTACTCCAGCCATGCTCATTTTGGCTCCTATTCTTCTTCCCGTTATGGAGTCTGTGGGAATTGACCCTGTTTACTTCGGAGTCATTATGTCTATCAACCTCGGGCTGGGGCTCATAACACCTCCAGTAGGAACAGTTTTATACGTGGCATGTGGAGTTGCTAACGTCAAATTCGAGGAACTCGTTCGGTCTATTTTACCGTTCCTCATAGCAGAGATTGTGGCTCTTATTTTGTTTATTTTCTTCCCACAGTTGGTTATGTTCATACCTAATGTGTTGATGAACTAG
- the eda gene encoding bifunctional 4-hydroxy-2-oxoglutarate aldolase/2-dehydro-3-deoxy-phosphogluconate aldolase — protein MNAVLETIGKCGLIPVIKLDHAEDALPLGQALIDGGLPVAEVTFRTDAAEESIRQISTHLPNLLVGAGTVLTIDQVKRSVDAGAQFIVSPGFNPTIVDYCIDNNIPITPGVNSPSQIEMGLERGLSILKFFPAEASGGVAMLKALAGPYRNVKFIPTGGINAENLNSYLALPVVHACGGSWMVKGDLVAAKAFDQITKLVREAVFTMHNFSLVHIGINESSEEEALRCAQLFEKLFNMPVKNGNSSVFAGKSFEIMKSPYLGSKGHIAIHTNSVERAVAYFEQMGIKTRPETEKRKDGRLKVAYLDIEISGFAIHLVE, from the coding sequence ATGAACGCTGTTCTTGAAACTATTGGGAAATGTGGTCTTATTCCTGTAATAAAACTTGACCATGCCGAAGATGCCCTTCCTTTGGGACAAGCCCTTATTGATGGAGGTCTTCCAGTAGCTGAGGTTACATTCCGAACAGATGCAGCAGAAGAATCCATACGACAAATATCAACACACCTTCCCAACCTTCTTGTTGGTGCTGGAACTGTACTGACAATCGATCAGGTGAAACGATCAGTTGATGCGGGAGCTCAATTTATTGTCTCTCCAGGTTTTAATCCTACGATTGTAGATTATTGCATTGACAACAATATTCCCATAACACCTGGAGTTAACTCTCCATCTCAAATTGAAATGGGATTAGAACGAGGACTTTCTATATTAAAATTCTTTCCTGCCGAAGCATCAGGCGGTGTCGCAATGCTCAAGGCCCTGGCCGGCCCCTATCGAAATGTGAAATTTATTCCTACAGGGGGCATAAATGCCGAGAACTTGAATAGCTATCTCGCTTTACCTGTAGTGCACGCATGCGGCGGCAGCTGGATGGTAAAAGGAGACTTAGTGGCGGCCAAAGCATTCGATCAAATAACAAAACTTGTACGCGAAGCTGTTTTTACAATGCATAATTTTTCTCTGGTTCACATAGGGATCAATGAAAGTTCGGAAGAAGAAGCTTTACGCTGTGCTCAGCTCTTCGAAAAGCTCTTCAATATGCCAGTAAAAAACGGAAATAGCTCGGTTTTTGCCGGCAAATCTTTTGAAATAATGAAATCTCCCTATCTTGGCAGCAAAGGACATATCGCCATTCATACGAATAGCGTTGAACGTGCCGTAGCCTATTTTGAACAAATGGGAATAAAGACCAGACCAGAAACAGAAAAAAGAAAAGATGGGCGGTTAAAAGTTGCTTACCTCGATATTGAAATATCAGGTTTCGCCATACATCTTGTAGAGTAA
- a CDS encoding TRAP transporter substrate-binding protein yields the protein MRRKIFSTFVLTLALLTAFAFAAAAAEYTITAGIGLNDKSAQYKSLEYFKELVEKNSAGKITVELYHSSQLGDDREMMEALKMGTQEMTCPSTAPISTFVNGFKIFDLPFLFPNEKIADYILDGPVGQSLLDQLKDQGLIGLAYWENGYRMLTNNGHAVKSPADVQGLKIRTMENPIHLAAWRAMGANPTPMAFGELFSAMQQHVVDGQENPWGTIYLQNFFEVQDFATDTGHVYSPFVLLISKSFWDGLPADLQKVVKDAALEAKVHNRKLNRQMNAEYLEKLKEKMTVTILTPEQKAEFQKAVQPVYDEYANEIGADLIKQVQDLIAEYKD from the coding sequence ATGAGAAGAAAGATTTTTTCAACCTTTGTATTGACATTGGCTCTTCTTACTGCATTCGCTTTTGCAGCCGCTGCTGCAGAGTATACCATCACGGCAGGCATTGGACTGAACGATAAGTCTGCTCAATACAAATCACTAGAGTACTTTAAAGAACTCGTAGAGAAAAATAGCGCTGGCAAAATAACAGTCGAACTTTACCATTCAAGCCAGCTTGGCGATGACAGAGAAATGATGGAAGCATTGAAAATGGGAACTCAGGAAATGACATGCCCTTCAACAGCTCCTATCAGCACCTTCGTAAATGGCTTCAAAATTTTTGATTTGCCTTTCCTCTTCCCGAACGAAAAAATTGCAGACTACATTCTTGACGGACCAGTTGGTCAGAGTCTTCTTGATCAGCTTAAAGATCAGGGGCTCATTGGTCTTGCTTACTGGGAGAACGGTTATAGAATGCTGACAAATAACGGTCATGCTGTTAAATCTCCTGCAGATGTACAGGGGCTTAAAATTCGTACCATGGAAAACCCCATTCACCTTGCTGCCTGGCGCGCTATGGGAGCCAACCCTACCCCAATGGCATTTGGAGAACTTTTCTCAGCCATGCAACAGCACGTCGTCGATGGACAGGAAAACCCATGGGGAACAATCTATCTTCAGAACTTCTTTGAAGTCCAGGACTTTGCTACTGATACAGGTCACGTCTACTCTCCTTTCGTTCTTCTCATTTCTAAATCTTTCTGGGATGGTCTGCCCGCAGATCTTCAGAAGGTTGTAAAAGACGCCGCATTAGAAGCAAAGGTTCACAATAGAAAATTGAACCGCCAAATGAATGCAGAATATCTTGAAAAGCTTAAAGAGAAAATGACTGTAACCATTCTTACCCCTGAGCAGAAAGCCGAATTCCAGAAAGCCGTACAGCCGGTATATGACGAATATGCTAACGAAATTGGTGCAGATCTGATTAAGCAGGTTCAGGATCTCATTGCTGAATATAAAGACTAA
- a CDS encoding UxaA family hydrolase: MNSISLKGYRRADGTVGIRNHILVLPTVICGNSVVEELGRRYPDIIAISHPYGCTFDPLSNREITDIFVGLGKNPNFGAVLIVSLGCETVKLLEVSRAIKRTGKPVEILSIQKCGGTRKTIEEGDKIIHRFSEILKREEKVDVALSDLIIGTECGASDSYSGLSANPVVGNACDRFVDEGATVFLTEVTEFIGAEDILRRQCKNEEVGSQLMELVAMTEHFMARVGHSDIADISPGNIAGGLSTIEEKSLGCIRKGGTRPIVEVVGHGIRPQQKGLVVMDAPGHDVESMVAMAAGGANLIFFTTGRGTPTGCPGIPVIKVSSNSQAFANMRDNIDFNAGLVIDGDKSISELGEDLFNYAVTVANGEETASERLRCREFAIRRRGVDAYII; the protein is encoded by the coding sequence ATGAACTCGATTTCTCTAAAAGGGTATAGACGGGCAGATGGAACGGTAGGTATCCGCAATCATATACTCGTGCTTCCGACAGTTATTTGTGGTAATTCTGTAGTAGAGGAATTAGGGCGTAGGTACCCTGATATCATTGCTATTTCTCACCCTTATGGCTGTACCTTTGATCCTTTAAGTAATAGGGAAATTACAGATATTTTTGTAGGCTTAGGTAAAAACCCTAACTTTGGAGCTGTTCTGATTGTAAGTTTAGGATGCGAAACAGTTAAACTTCTTGAAGTAAGCCGTGCCATTAAGAGGACGGGAAAACCGGTTGAAATATTATCAATTCAAAAATGTGGAGGAACACGAAAGACGATAGAAGAAGGGGATAAGATTATCCACCGTTTCTCCGAAATTTTAAAAAGGGAAGAGAAAGTAGATGTTGCTTTATCTGACCTTATCATTGGCACAGAATGTGGCGCTTCCGATAGCTATTCTGGGCTTTCCGCAAATCCCGTGGTTGGTAATGCCTGTGATAGATTTGTTGATGAAGGGGCTACTGTCTTTTTAACAGAAGTGACAGAATTTATCGGTGCGGAAGATATTTTAAGGCGACAGTGTAAAAATGAAGAAGTAGGTTCTCAGCTTATGGAATTAGTGGCAATGACTGAACATTTTATGGCACGTGTTGGACATAGTGATATTGCAGACATTTCCCCAGGGAACATTGCTGGGGGGCTGAGTACGATAGAGGAGAAGTCCTTGGGGTGTATTCGTAAGGGAGGTACCAGGCCTATTGTAGAGGTTGTTGGTCATGGCATTCGTCCTCAACAAAAAGGATTGGTTGTTATGGATGCACCGGGACATGACGTTGAATCTATGGTTGCTATGGCAGCTGGCGGGGCAAATTTGATTTTTTTCACTACTGGCAGAGGAACTCCAACGGGCTGTCCAGGGATACCTGTCATTAAAGTTTCAAGTAATTCCCAGGCGTTTGCAAATATGAGAGATAACATTGATTTCAATGCAGGTTTAGTAATTGACGGAGATAAGAGTATTTCTGAGCTGGGAGAAGATCTTTTTAATTATGCCGTTACTGTGGCAAATGGCGAGGAAACTGCTTCCGAGCGATTACGTTGTCGAGAATTTGCTATACGCAGGCGTGGTGTTGATGCTTACATTATTTAG
- the ilvD gene encoding dihydroxy-acid dehydratase — MLRSQKMRSVAAEMDSLRMGSGWTAEELALPQIMIQSTMGESHPGSAHLHLLVEEAQHTLREKQARGAVYTVTDICDGIAQGHDGMNYSLPSRDLITAMVETQIMATPFDGILYISSCDKAIPAHLMSMARLDLPAIFMPGGAMSAGPENLTLEQIGTYLAQYKRGEISEEKFTWYKQHACPTCGACQFMGTASTMQVMGEALGMALPGSALIPTVRPELKKMLQESCKALLSLVEKDICARQILNEKAFENAVMVHAAIAGSTNAVMHIAAIAHEAGISFNADIFDRINRNIPWLVNIKTSGKHPSELFWLAGGVPEVMRQIRDSLNLDVKTVTGETLGENLEKLEKAGYFEHHKELIAERGFEKEEIIRSKTAPLNASGSISILKGNLAPEGAVVKHSAIPKEMNVMIGRARPFNSEEEAYQAVIDKVIQPGDIVIIRYEGPRGSGMPEMFYTTEAVASDPELASSIALLTDGRFSGATRGPAIGHISPEAAQQGPIAFVEEEDLIEINIPERRLSLVGVHGEKYTEEEMKNVIKKRREEYISPMTKKKKGILALYSRHASSAMLGAYMDFEN, encoded by the coding sequence ATGCTAAGAAGTCAGAAAATGCGGTCCGTCGCAGCAGAAATGGACTCCCTTCGCATGGGATCTGGCTGGACCGCAGAAGAATTGGCACTGCCACAAATTATGATTCAAAGTACGATGGGTGAAAGTCATCCTGGAAGCGCCCATCTTCATTTGCTCGTAGAAGAGGCACAACATACTCTTCGAGAAAAGCAAGCCAGAGGTGCCGTTTACACAGTTACAGATATTTGTGATGGCATAGCACAGGGACATGATGGGATGAACTATTCTCTCCCTTCTCGTGACCTCATAACAGCTATGGTTGAAACACAAATTATGGCGACGCCCTTTGATGGGATTCTTTATATTTCATCGTGCGATAAAGCTATTCCTGCCCATCTCATGTCTATGGCTCGACTCGATCTGCCCGCAATCTTTATGCCAGGTGGAGCTATGTCGGCAGGCCCTGAGAATTTAACCCTCGAACAGATAGGAACATATCTTGCACAATATAAAAGAGGGGAAATTTCAGAAGAAAAATTTACATGGTATAAACAGCACGCATGCCCTACGTGTGGTGCCTGTCAATTCATGGGAACAGCCTCAACAATGCAAGTCATGGGAGAAGCTCTTGGTATGGCCCTTCCCGGCTCTGCCCTCATACCAACGGTGAGACCAGAGCTGAAAAAAATGCTTCAAGAAAGTTGTAAGGCTCTTCTATCCCTTGTGGAAAAAGATATATGTGCACGTCAGATTTTAAACGAAAAGGCATTCGAAAATGCAGTTATGGTTCATGCTGCAATTGCAGGTTCTACGAATGCCGTAATGCATATCGCTGCTATTGCTCATGAAGCGGGAATTTCCTTTAATGCAGATATTTTTGACCGTATTAACCGTAATATTCCATGGCTTGTTAATATAAAAACCAGTGGGAAGCATCCATCAGAGCTTTTCTGGTTAGCAGGCGGAGTTCCAGAAGTTATGAGACAAATTAGAGACTCTCTGAACCTTGACGTAAAAACCGTAACTGGAGAAACACTGGGAGAAAACCTTGAAAAGCTGGAAAAGGCAGGATACTTTGAACATCATAAAGAACTTATTGCCGAACGTGGCTTTGAAAAAGAAGAGATTATAAGAAGCAAAACTGCTCCTCTCAACGCTTCTGGCTCAATTTCCATTCTAAAAGGAAACCTGGCTCCAGAGGGAGCTGTTGTTAAACACTCCGCTATTCCTAAAGAAATGAATGTCATGATCGGACGAGCACGTCCTTTCAACAGCGAAGAAGAGGCATATCAAGCTGTTATTGACAAGGTTATACAGCCTGGAGATATTGTCATTATACGCTACGAAGGACCTCGTGGCTCTGGAATGCCAGAAATGTTCTATACAACAGAAGCAGTAGCTTCAGATCCTGAATTAGCGTCTTCTATTGCGTTACTCACTGACGGAAGATTTTCTGGTGCTACTCGAGGACCAGCAATCGGACATATTTCGCCTGAAGCGGCGCAGCAAGGTCCAATAGCTTTCGTTGAAGAGGAAGACCTTATAGAGATAAACATTCCTGAACGTCGACTCTCTCTTGTTGGAGTCCATGGAGAAAAATATACTGAAGAAGAAATGAAAAACGTTATCAAAAAACGCAGAGAAGAATATATCTCTCCAATGACGAAAAAGAAAAAAGGAATCCTCGCTCTTTACAGTCGCCATGCAAGTTCGGCAATGTTGGGAGCCTATATGGATTTTGAAAACTAA